A genomic region of Mesobacillus jeotgali contains the following coding sequences:
- the sigI gene encoding RNA polymerase sigma factor SigI, with translation MLSLLFMAKKKRRPLEETVEKIHQGDAALREELIDSYKPFIAKTVSSVCKRYIHESDDEFSIGLIAFNEAIQKYSSEKGNSLLSFAEVMIKRRVIDYIRQQSRNQNLSFNISNDPNEEEQQRSTIEDELSLDDFRKKTEQELRREEIIQFQAVLKDFDLSFQDLLEQSPKHADARKNAMLVAKSMVENEELKNLLLEKKRLPIKQLEDMVKVSRKTIERNRKYIIAIALILIGDYVYLKDYIKGVLET, from the coding sequence TTGCTAAGTTTATTGTTCATGGCAAAGAAAAAGCGAAGACCACTGGAAGAAACTGTAGAGAAAATCCACCAGGGGGATGCTGCTTTAAGAGAAGAATTAATTGATTCTTATAAGCCATTTATCGCGAAGACTGTTTCGTCTGTCTGCAAGAGATACATACATGAATCGGACGATGAATTTAGCATTGGTCTCATCGCATTCAATGAGGCAATCCAAAAATATTCATCTGAAAAAGGAAATTCATTATTAAGTTTTGCAGAAGTCATGATTAAGCGGAGGGTCATTGATTATATCCGACAGCAGAGCCGGAATCAAAACCTCAGCTTCAATATATCAAACGATCCAAATGAGGAAGAACAGCAAAGATCGACCATTGAGGATGAGCTTTCTCTTGATGATTTTCGTAAAAAGACAGAACAGGAACTAAGAAGAGAAGAGATCATCCAATTCCAAGCAGTATTAAAAGACTTTGATTTGTCTTTCCAGGATTTGCTCGAACAGTCTCCTAAGCATGCGGATGCCCGCAAAAATGCGATGCTGGTTGCAAAATCAATGGTTGAGAATGAGGAACTAAAGAATTTGCTCCTGGAAAAAAAGAGGCTGCCAATCAAGCAATTGGAAGACATGGTCAAAGTCAGCAGAAAAACCATAGAGAGAAACAGAAAATATATTATAGCTATTGCACTTATTTTAATTGGGGATTATGTATATTTAAAGGATTATATTAAAGGGGTGTTAGAGACATGA
- a CDS encoding aldehyde dehydrogenase family protein, with the protein MHSVEEVQKMSVVAPATGEVIAEIEETPVHEVPFFYQEARKAFGTWSTLAISERTGYLRKLKQLMVDEMDEIAKIISDDTGKVLTESIVADIMPTLDAIDHIINHAEKVLSRQKVKTPLLLIGKKSFVEYMPRGVVLVISPWNYPLQLAMVPMISALAGGNSVILKPSEVTPLVGKCIEDLFQRSGFPEGTVQVAHGGKEVGAAFTSGKPDYIFFTGSVRTGKIIQQQAAKDLIPTTLELGGKDPMIVFEDANLDRAVKAATWGAFTNSGQVCMSAERLYVQRSIYGKFLEKLKKEVDSLQLGNDIDSDVGSMTFPAQKDVVREQLDEALKQGAKLVTGLKPSDWKEDMFLPLTVITEVEQNMKIIQEESFGPLLPVVPFDTEEEAIAYANGTVYGLNASVWTQDKAKSRRVASKLVSGAVVINDVLITVANHGLPFGGTKESGIGRYHSEAGLRIFCHEKAIMEDMGFMKSEIQWYPYKGKYPLFLNLFKSYFAEKRDWLTFAKNYIALLKSNK; encoded by the coding sequence GTGCATTCAGTTGAAGAAGTGCAAAAGATGTCGGTTGTGGCACCAGCGACAGGTGAGGTTATTGCCGAAATCGAGGAGACGCCTGTCCATGAAGTCCCGTTCTTCTATCAAGAGGCGCGGAAGGCTTTTGGTACCTGGAGCACTCTTGCCATTTCTGAGCGTACCGGATATTTAAGAAAGCTGAAGCAGCTGATGGTCGATGAAATGGATGAAATAGCGAAAATCATCTCAGATGATACGGGCAAGGTATTGACCGAGTCAATTGTGGCTGATATCATGCCGACACTTGATGCAATCGATCATATAATCAATCATGCTGAAAAGGTTCTTAGCAGGCAAAAAGTTAAAACACCTTTATTGCTTATCGGAAAAAAATCCTTTGTTGAATATATGCCGCGTGGTGTCGTACTTGTAATATCACCCTGGAATTATCCGCTGCAGCTGGCGATGGTGCCGATGATCAGCGCTCTTGCAGGAGGTAATTCTGTCATCCTCAAGCCATCAGAGGTAACTCCGCTGGTTGGAAAATGCATCGAAGACTTATTTCAGCGCTCAGGATTTCCGGAAGGAACTGTTCAGGTGGCTCATGGCGGCAAGGAAGTTGGTGCTGCTTTCACTTCGGGGAAGCCAGATTACATCTTCTTTACAGGCTCTGTCCGTACAGGGAAGATTATCCAGCAGCAGGCTGCGAAGGATTTGATTCCAACAACTCTAGAGCTCGGCGGCAAGGATCCGATGATTGTATTTGAAGATGCCAACCTCGATAGAGCAGTTAAGGCAGCTACATGGGGGGCTTTTACAAACAGCGGCCAAGTTTGTATGAGCGCTGAACGGTTATATGTGCAACGATCAATATATGGTAAGTTCCTTGAAAAATTGAAAAAAGAAGTCGATTCTCTTCAGCTGGGAAATGATATAGATTCAGATGTTGGGTCAATGACTTTTCCAGCCCAGAAAGACGTGGTGAGAGAACAGCTGGATGAAGCACTGAAACAGGGAGCCAAATTGGTAACCGGATTGAAACCTTCTGATTGGAAGGAAGACATGTTCCTGCCGCTTACCGTCATTACTGAAGTCGAGCAAAACATGAAAATCATCCAGGAAGAATCTTTCGGCCCATTGCTTCCTGTGGTCCCATTCGATACGGAGGAAGAAGCAATAGCATATGCTAATGGAACCGTGTATGGATTAAATGCCAGTGTCTGGACCCAGGACAAAGCGAAGTCGCGTCGTGTCGCTTCCAAACTGGTTTCCGGAGCTGTCGTCATCAATGACGTGCTTATTACTGTAGCCAACCATGGTCTTCCTTTTGGGGGAACCAAGGAAAGCGGCATTGGCCGATATCATTCTGAGGCAGGTTTAAGGATCTTCTGTCATGAAAAAGCAATCATGGAAGACATGGGCTTTATGAAATCTGAAATCCAATGGTATCCGTATAAAGGTAAATATCCTTTGTTTCTGAATTTATTCAAAAGCTATTTTGCCGAGAAAAGAGATTGGCTAACTTTTGCTAAAAACTATATCGCCCTTCTAAAAAGTAACAAATAA
- a CDS encoding anti-sigma factor domain-containing protein, producing the protein MRKGVILEINDLYLTLLTPEGEFLRARKLQQDYQVGEEIHFFPETLTVKKKRINLSFLNSVKARSIALAAVFMIAMTALVPTYQNGQVYAYMSIDVNPSNELAVNDDLKVLRMKGYNPEGEEIIKELKDWKKKDAALVAEMVIEEIKDEGFLKQEKDVVIATVHNKKAKESVDQKLEKKISEIKKSTQIDNLNLKVMEATIEDREKAQKQGVTTGVYKEKQKDTLKPAGKPDEKEKAKPEPGKKDPVPTVVPQPEKKEPPGQVKKKDPQVPKEPNKEEPPAQDKAKGNKSSGKNGNGQGNNKNWQGNNNKHADKGNSHKNGQSKKQYNAEKKSNNQQGPRSDNRGQSGKNKDNPGKK; encoded by the coding sequence ATGAGAAAAGGGGTTATCCTTGAAATCAATGATCTTTACCTAACATTGTTGACCCCCGAAGGCGAGTTTTTACGGGCCCGAAAGCTTCAACAAGATTATCAGGTAGGAGAAGAAATTCATTTTTTTCCAGAAACGCTAACTGTTAAAAAGAAAAGAATCAATCTATCGTTTTTAAATAGCGTTAAGGCAAGGAGTATTGCGCTTGCAGCAGTATTTATGATTGCCATGACTGCGCTAGTTCCTACGTACCAAAACGGACAGGTTTACGCATATATGTCCATTGATGTAAATCCAAGCAATGAATTGGCAGTCAATGATGATTTAAAGGTCCTTCGTATGAAAGGGTATAATCCTGAAGGGGAAGAAATCATTAAGGAATTAAAAGACTGGAAAAAGAAAGATGCAGCTTTGGTTGCAGAGATGGTCATTGAGGAAATCAAGGATGAAGGTTTCTTAAAACAAGAAAAAGACGTTGTCATCGCGACTGTTCATAATAAGAAAGCTAAAGAATCTGTGGACCAAAAACTTGAAAAGAAGATATCAGAAATAAAAAAATCAACACAAATTGATAATTTGAATCTTAAGGTGATGGAAGCAACAATTGAAGACAGGGAAAAGGCACAAAAGCAGGGTGTTACAACTGGCGTATACAAAGAAAAGCAAAAGGATACGCTGAAGCCTGCTGGTAAGCCGGATGAAAAGGAAAAAGCCAAACCAGAGCCTGGAAAGAAAGATCCTGTCCCTACTGTTGTCCCACAGCCTGAAAAGAAGGAACCACCAGGTCAGGTGAAGAAAAAAGATCCTCAGGTTCCAAAAGAACCAAACAAGGAGGAACCGCCTGCACAAGATAAAGCCAAAGGAAATAAAAGTTCCGGAAAGAACGGTAATGGCCAGGGTAACAACAAGAATTGGCAGGGTAACAACAACAAACATGCTGATAAAGGCAATAGCCATAAAAATGGTCAAAGCAAAAAACAATATAATGCTGAAAAAAAGTCTAACAACCAACAAGGCCCCAGAAGTGACAACAGGGGGCAATCCGGGAAAAATAAAGACAATCCTGGAAAGAAATAA
- a CDS encoding SDR family oxidoreductase — MEYGYFFTGFPGFISNQLIREVLRKNDGKGKIHVLVLPNMVDKAEAERAAIVQDFSLSESQFEIIKGDITISGLAIDQEKQAQLKSAVTHVFHLAAIYDLAVSKEIAYRVNVDGTRFVNAWAMTLKNLKRYTYFSTGYVAGKREGILYEDELIKPPGFKNYYEETKYEAEVLVESLKSEIPVTIIRPGIVKGHSATGETIKFDGPYFIMNFIDRLSFMPFLPKLGKGDTVVNLVPVDYIIEATTYLTFADKGAGKTYHLTDPKPYKVSELYEMMMYELLKKQPKGSVPLALAKGGLNFRVLRRYLGVEKEALDYFTWRGHFDSSQAQDDLKDSGITCPDFKEGIAAMAAFYRENKHKTQYQINII; from the coding sequence ATGGAGTACGGGTACTTTTTTACAGGATTTCCTGGATTCATCAGCAACCAATTGATTAGAGAAGTTTTACGGAAAAATGATGGTAAAGGAAAGATTCATGTATTGGTGTTGCCTAATATGGTAGATAAGGCAGAGGCTGAGAGAGCAGCTATCGTTCAGGATTTTAGTCTGTCAGAGAGTCAGTTCGAGATTATTAAAGGGGATATTACAATATCAGGTCTTGCGATTGACCAAGAAAAGCAAGCGCAGCTTAAGTCAGCTGTAACGCATGTCTTCCACCTGGCAGCTATATATGACCTCGCGGTTTCAAAGGAAATTGCGTACCGTGTGAATGTGGATGGAACAAGGTTCGTGAATGCATGGGCGATGACCTTGAAAAACCTTAAGCGCTATACGTATTTTAGTACCGGATATGTTGCAGGCAAACGTGAAGGTATATTGTATGAAGATGAATTGATCAAGCCACCCGGTTTCAAAAACTACTATGAAGAGACCAAATATGAAGCTGAAGTCCTTGTGGAATCCTTGAAGTCAGAGATTCCTGTCACCATCATCAGGCCAGGGATTGTTAAAGGTCATTCAGCAACAGGAGAGACCATCAAGTTTGATGGCCCGTATTTCATCATGAATTTTATCGACCGCCTCAGCTTCATGCCATTCTTGCCAAAGCTAGGTAAAGGCGATACTGTTGTCAATCTTGTGCCAGTGGATTATATTATTGAGGCGACAACCTATTTAACCTTTGCTGATAAAGGAGCAGGAAAAACATATCACCTTACGGATCCCAAACCATACAAAGTGTCTGAGCTTTATGAAATGATGATGTACGAATTGTTGAAGAAGCAGCCAAAAGGTTCTGTACCACTGGCGCTGGCAAAAGGAGGGCTCAATTTCCGGGTGCTCAGGAGGTATCTTGGAGTTGAAAAAGAAGCGCTTGACTATTTTACATGGAGAGGTCATTTCGACTCATCCCAGGCACAGGATGACCTAAAGGATTCAGGGATCACATGCCCGGATTTCAAGGAAGGGATTGCGGCTATGGCGGCTTTCTATCGAGAAAATAAACATAAGACTCAATACCAAATAAATATTATATAA
- a CDS encoding DUF5667 domain-containing protein, whose translation MKKLSNQEMKKIAKSTLALVLAGTFTFSPVAMAEENNSEVETVELQNVSPEELEQAKTQVDELEEINPSLIPGDFFYFAKIALEKIRLAFTIDNAKEAELLATYASERLQEASALFAEGKEEEALEVIEAAVQYMESSQDIVDEEGTKEEDADSEEGSEVEDGATSEEGTEETDQEETDSEESTEDGEEPADDVVAEEPAEEDAEEGSEEEDVVSEDPFEEIEGMLRQNIIALKAAMEHVGNDNARAQLQKNIDKTYAKMAKKLAKLEEKYAEKPVEEEETTEPVELEPVVESDLLPADETPVVEEPAEETMPVNDDTAVVPVVSPKAEKEKAKQERKAQKAAEKQERKEAKQQKKEEKHQAKQDKKQEKNSKKHENKGNGNGKGNGNGKGNDKN comes from the coding sequence ATGAAGAAACTTTCTAACCAAGAGATGAAAAAAATCGCCAAGAGTACATTGGCTTTAGTGCTTGCTGGAACATTTACATTTTCGCCAGTTGCAATGGCAGAAGAGAACAATTCTGAAGTTGAAACGGTGGAACTGCAAAATGTCAGCCCTGAGGAGCTTGAACAAGCAAAGACACAGGTCGATGAACTTGAAGAAATTAACCCTTCTTTGATTCCTGGTGACTTCTTCTACTTTGCTAAAATCGCACTTGAGAAAATCAGGCTTGCTTTTACAATTGATAATGCTAAAGAAGCAGAATTGCTTGCTACATACGCATCAGAACGCCTTCAAGAGGCAAGTGCTTTGTTCGCTGAGGGGAAAGAAGAAGAAGCCCTTGAAGTAATCGAAGCTGCTGTACAATACATGGAATCTTCACAGGATATTGTGGATGAAGAAGGTACAAAGGAAGAGGATGCCGATTCTGAAGAAGGATCAGAAGTGGAAGATGGTGCAACCTCTGAAGAAGGAACAGAAGAAACAGACCAAGAAGAAACAGATTCAGAAGAGTCAACTGAAGATGGCGAGGAGCCTGCCGATGATGTAGTCGCTGAAGAGCCAGCGGAGGAAGACGCGGAAGAAGGGTCTGAGGAAGAAGACGTTGTAAGTGAAGATCCTTTCGAAGAAATCGAAGGAATGCTCAGACAGAATATCATTGCATTGAAAGCTGCTATGGAACACGTTGGCAATGACAATGCAAGAGCACAGCTTCAAAAGAACATTGACAAAACATACGCTAAGATGGCAAAGAAATTGGCTAAATTAGAAGAAAAGTATGCTGAGAAGCCTGTTGAAGAAGAAGAAACAACTGAGCCAGTAGAATTAGAACCAGTGGTTGAGTCAGATCTTCTGCCTGCTGATGAAACACCAGTTGTTGAAGAGCCTGCTGAAGAAACAATGCCTGTAAATGACGACACAGCTGTAGTACCGGTAGTATCACCAAAAGCTGAAAAAGAAAAAGCTAAACAAGAGCGTAAAGCACAAAAGGCTGCTGAAAAACAGGAACGCAAGGAAGCTAAACAGCAAAAGAAAGAAGAAAAACACCAGGCTAAGCAAGATAAGAAACAAGAAAAGAATTCAAAGAAACATGAAAATAAAGGCAATGGAAATGGCAAAGGTAACGGTAACGGAAAAGGTAATGATAAAAACTAA
- a CDS encoding alpha/beta-type small acid-soluble spore protein, with protein MARNSNKLLVPGVEQFMDQVKYEIAQEFGVNLGSDTVSRANGSVGGEITKRLVKQAQAQMSGQNQQ; from the coding sequence ATGGCTCGTAATTCAAATAAATTGCTGGTTCCTGGCGTTGAACAGTTCATGGACCAGGTTAAATATGAGATTGCTCAGGAATTTGGAGTGAATCTTGGATCCGATACAGTATCAAGAGCAAATGGCTCAGTCGGAGGAGAAATCACTAAACGCCTTGTTAAGCAAGCCCAGGCGCAGATGTCTGGTCAAAACCAGCAATAA
- a CDS encoding efflux RND transporter permease subunit: MKISNFSIRRPIFTLVTMFLVLILGAVSLMRIPLKLIPDINPPVGVVVTNYQGASPEEVLEKVTKPLEANLATLPGIKTMTSTSQEGANLILMQFSWTTNIDDIQDEVIQRLDMTPIPDDANEPRFMKFDPSQFPVIQLSLSSGQDESALRELAEELELELTKVEGVASVNLSGTSVQEVRVELDQEKLKSYKLSQSDIVDLIRANDVSMPGDTILTDGKELTTRIISSLDSLDTLKNLTVFNNPMTNEKVKLDDVGTVELQKQDDNTITRTNQTPSVLLSVLQQSDANTAEVSEAFLEELETLLERDKFAGIESEVLFDQGDYIKMAIGNISNSLIVGGLLAMAVLFFFLRNVKSPLIIGIAIPYSVIFTFVLMFFADFTLNIMTLGGLALGIGMLVDNAIVVIENIYRHLSMGKDPKTAARDGAKEVGAAITASTLTTVAVFLPVVFISGIIGELFTEFALTISFSLFASLVVALTVVPMLASRLLKAPKKNLEARRQRSGSLRGLEKSIRWALRHRFIVILITLLMLAGGGYGVTTVGTQFIPPTDEGFFSIRVNLENGAALSETQKVMAALEDKLKDEEEVDVYVSLIGTTQEASFRGTTNANVGELYVKMDELEERKISTFQFVDDVKKELEQAAANANSSAELGFNLQSTSGSAPNTLTFNVRDSSEKRLNESVDRIYESLNELDDVNELTTSQNDTVEEIQITVDREKALAQGLAPAQIAMIVNNVTRGDMATQMSGEDGEILSVYVEYDSEVTKNIDELKKLLIKKPDGNYVTLGQVANIETGSGPVRIQRINQQGAVEFTMKYKSSTNLGDISKKVDEKIEELDLPEETEVVFSGDRELLESSIDDLVLAFVLAIILIYLVMAAQFESLKYPFVIMFTVPLMVIGVALALTATGTPVSLTVVIGIIVLAGIVVNNAIVIVDYINQKKERGLIPHEAIVLSVKDRARPILMTALTTILGLLPLALGIGEGTEINQPMGITVIGGLISSTFLTLFVIPVVYSFFDKDYRRRNKMYATPDGHLVPAYLLKEHTESDYETGTEEGQTYFQKGKYTKEEMAGMLEELLQRVKEEEDSNQDFRRRR, encoded by the coding sequence ATGAAAATCAGTAATTTTTCGATCAGAAGACCTATTTTTACATTAGTGACCATGTTCTTGGTCCTGATTCTTGGGGCTGTTTCATTGATGAGGATTCCGTTGAAACTGATCCCGGATATAAATCCGCCTGTTGGGGTAGTCGTGACCAATTACCAGGGAGCCAGTCCTGAGGAAGTTTTGGAAAAGGTGACGAAGCCTCTCGAGGCTAATTTGGCAACGCTGCCGGGAATCAAGACGATGACTTCTACTTCACAGGAAGGTGCCAACCTAATCCTGATGCAGTTTTCCTGGACAACCAATATTGATGATATCCAGGATGAGGTCATCCAAAGGCTGGATATGACCCCGATTCCGGATGATGCCAATGAGCCGAGATTCATGAAGTTCGACCCGTCTCAATTTCCAGTCATCCAGCTATCATTAAGCTCTGGCCAGGATGAATCTGCGTTAAGGGAGCTGGCGGAAGAGCTAGAACTGGAGCTTACCAAGGTCGAAGGAGTCGCTAGCGTCAATTTATCAGGTACATCCGTACAGGAAGTAAGGGTGGAACTTGACCAGGAAAAGTTAAAGAGCTATAAACTGAGCCAGTCCGATATTGTAGACCTGATCAGGGCTAATGATGTATCGATGCCTGGTGATACGATTTTGACAGATGGCAAAGAACTGACGACCAGGATCATCAGTAGTTTGGATTCATTAGATACGTTAAAGAACCTGACAGTATTCAACAATCCGATGACAAATGAGAAGGTCAAGCTAGATGATGTTGGAACTGTTGAGCTGCAAAAACAGGATGATAATACGATTACAAGGACGAACCAGACTCCTTCCGTACTGCTGAGTGTCCTGCAGCAATCGGATGCCAACACGGCAGAGGTTTCTGAAGCTTTTCTCGAAGAGTTGGAGACATTGCTTGAGCGTGATAAATTTGCTGGGATAGAGTCGGAGGTACTCTTTGACCAGGGAGATTACATCAAAATGGCAATCGGAAATATTTCAAACTCCCTGATTGTCGGGGGATTGCTAGCGATGGCCGTTCTGTTCTTCTTCCTTAGAAATGTGAAGAGTCCGCTAATCATCGGGATAGCGATTCCGTATTCCGTCATCTTTACCTTCGTATTGATGTTTTTTGCTGATTTTACATTGAATATCATGACCCTTGGGGGACTGGCACTCGGAATCGGGATGCTGGTGGATAATGCTATCGTCGTCATCGAAAATATATATCGCCATCTTTCAATGGGCAAGGATCCGAAAACGGCAGCAAGGGATGGAGCTAAGGAAGTAGGAGCTGCCATTACTGCGTCAACTTTGACGACTGTAGCAGTGTTTTTGCCAGTTGTCTTCATCTCTGGTATCATCGGCGAGTTGTTTACAGAGTTCGCTTTGACGATTTCATTCAGTTTGTTTGCTTCCTTGGTGGTTGCATTGACCGTTGTCCCAATGTTAGCCAGCAGGCTGTTGAAGGCGCCGAAGAAAAATCTCGAAGCGAGAAGGCAGCGTTCAGGCTCATTGAGAGGATTGGAAAAATCGATCAGGTGGGCACTTCGCCATCGATTCATTGTCATTCTGATCACTTTGCTGATGCTGGCAGGAGGCGGTTATGGAGTGACAACAGTTGGCACCCAGTTTATCCCTCCTACGGATGAAGGATTTTTCAGCATCAGGGTGAATCTCGAAAATGGAGCTGCTCTTTCTGAAACTCAAAAAGTCATGGCTGCTCTTGAAGATAAATTGAAAGATGAAGAAGAGGTCGATGTTTATGTAAGCCTGATTGGTACTACACAAGAGGCTTCATTCAGAGGCACGACGAATGCCAATGTCGGTGAATTGTATGTAAAGATGGATGAGCTTGAAGAACGGAAAATCAGCACCTTCCAGTTTGTCGATGATGTAAAAAAAGAGCTGGAGCAAGCCGCGGCAAATGCAAACAGCAGTGCTGAACTAGGTTTTAATTTGCAGTCCACATCCGGATCTGCTCCGAACACCCTGACTTTCAATGTTCGCGATTCCAGTGAAAAACGGCTGAATGAGTCTGTTGATAGAATATATGAATCCCTGAATGAGCTCGACGATGTCAATGAGCTGACTACAAGCCAGAATGATACTGTTGAGGAAATCCAGATTACCGTTGACAGGGAAAAAGCACTGGCCCAGGGACTGGCACCAGCGCAAATTGCCATGATTGTTAACAACGTAACTCGAGGGGATATGGCAACACAAATGTCCGGTGAAGATGGAGAAATCCTTAGTGTATATGTGGAATATGACAGTGAAGTAACCAAGAATATCGACGAGCTGAAAAAGCTTTTAATCAAGAAGCCTGATGGTAACTATGTTACCCTTGGCCAGGTTGCCAATATTGAAACCGGCAGCGGCCCGGTAAGAATCCAGCGGATCAATCAACAGGGTGCAGTTGAATTCACGATGAAATACAAGTCATCAACAAACCTTGGGGATATATCCAAAAAGGTGGATGAGAAGATAGAAGAGCTTGATTTACCAGAAGAAACTGAAGTCGTCTTCAGTGGAGATAGAGAGCTGCTCGAATCATCAATTGATGATCTTGTGTTGGCTTTCGTTCTGGCAATCATCTTGATCTATCTTGTAATGGCAGCCCAGTTCGAGTCACTGAAGTATCCATTTGTCATCATGTTCACGGTTCCGCTGATGGTAATTGGTGTCGCACTGGCGCTGACGGCAACGGGAACACCAGTAAGCTTGACAGTGGTTATCGGAATCATTGTGCTTGCAGGTATCGTTGTTAACAATGCGATTGTGATCGTCGATTATATCAACCAGAAGAAAGAGCGTGGTTTGATACCGCATGAAGCGATTGTCCTTTCGGTAAAAGACAGGGCACGGCCTATCTTGATGACGGCGTTGACGACCATTCTTGGACTTCTTCCACTCGCGCTAGGCATTGGGGAAGGAACTGAAATCAACCAGCCAATGGGAATTACGGTCATTGGAGGCCTGATCAGCAGTACATTCCTGACGCTGTTTGTCATTCCAGTGGTCTATAGTTTCTTTGACAAGGACTATCGAAGAAGAAATAAAATGTATGCGACACCAGATGGACACCTGGTACCAGCCTATCTGCTAAAAGAGCATACAGAATCAGATTATGAAACGGGAACAGAAGAAGGCCAGACATACTTCCAAAAGGGAAAATACACGAAAGAAGAAATGGCCGGCATGTTAGAAGAGCTCCTTCAGCGCGTAAAAGAAGAAGAAGATTCAAATCAGGATTTTAGAAGAAGAAGATAA